Proteins from one Hydrogenophaga sp. SL48 genomic window:
- a CDS encoding M20 family metallopeptidase, giving the protein MTTPQQQLDAWIDAHFDEEVKFLQELIRVPTDTPPGNNTPHAERTAELLAAMGLNAEKHAVPEAEVKAAGLETITNLIVRRRFGGGGKTIALNAHGDVVPPGEGWTHDPYGGEVVDGKIYGRAAAVSKCDIANFTFAIRALESLGAPLKGGVELHVTYDEEYGGEVGPAWLLDKGLTKPDLMIAAGFSYQVVVAHNGCLQLEVTVHGDMAHAAIPDSGTDALQGAVHILNALYALNADYLKVTSKVEGITHPYLNVGQISGGTNTNVIPGKVVLKVDRRMIPEEDPIEVEAALRRTIAEAAASFQPPRGGRAISVDVKRILLARALKPLPGNKPLVAALQKHASELFGEAIPAVGTPLYTDVRIYGEHGIPGVIYGAGPRTVRESNAKRADENLVLEDLRRATKVVARTLLDLLQAA; this is encoded by the coding sequence ATGACCACACCCCAACAGCAACTCGACGCCTGGATTGACGCCCATTTCGACGAAGAGGTGAAATTCCTGCAGGAACTCATCCGCGTGCCCACCGACACACCGCCCGGCAACAACACGCCGCACGCCGAGCGCACGGCCGAGCTGCTGGCGGCCATGGGTTTGAACGCTGAAAAACACGCCGTGCCCGAAGCCGAGGTGAAAGCCGCCGGCCTGGAGACCATCACCAACCTGATCGTGCGTCGCCGCTTCGGTGGTGGCGGCAAGACCATCGCACTCAACGCGCACGGCGACGTGGTGCCGCCCGGCGAGGGTTGGACCCACGACCCGTACGGTGGCGAGGTCGTGGACGGCAAGATCTACGGCCGCGCTGCGGCGGTGAGCAAGTGCGACATCGCCAACTTCACATTCGCCATCCGCGCGCTGGAGTCGCTGGGTGCCCCTCTGAAAGGCGGCGTCGAGCTGCACGTGACCTACGACGAGGAGTACGGCGGTGAAGTCGGCCCCGCGTGGCTGCTGGACAAAGGCCTGACCAAGCCCGACCTGATGATCGCGGCCGGTTTCAGCTACCAGGTGGTGGTGGCGCACAACGGCTGCCTGCAGCTGGAGGTGACGGTGCACGGCGACATGGCCCACGCCGCCATTCCCGACAGCGGCACCGACGCGTTGCAGGGCGCCGTGCACATCCTCAACGCGCTGTACGCGCTCAACGCCGACTACCTGAAGGTCACCTCGAAGGTCGAGGGCATCACCCACCCCTACCTCAACGTGGGCCAGATCAGCGGCGGCACCAACACCAACGTGATCCCCGGCAAAGTGGTGCTCAAGGTAGACCGCCGCATGATCCCCGAGGAAGACCCGATCGAGGTGGAAGCCGCCCTGCGCCGCACCATCGCAGAAGCGGCGGCCAGCTTCCAGCCTCCGCGCGGCGGTCGCGCCATCAGCGTGGATGTCAAACGCATCCTGCTGGCGCGTGCGCTCAAGCCGCTGCCCGGCAACAAGCCCCTGGTCGCGGCGCTCCAGAAGCACGCCAGCGAGCTGTTCGGAGAGGCCATCCCGGCCGTGGGCACACCTCTGTACACCGACGTGCGCATCTACGGCGAACACGGCATTCCCGGGGTGATCTACGGCGCCGGCCCACGCACGGTGCGCGAATCCAACGCCAAACGTGCCGACGAGAACCTGGTGCTGGAGGACCTGCGCCGCGCCACCAAGGTGGTGGCGCGCACGCTCCTCGACCTGCTGCAGGCAGCCTGA
- a CDS encoding NADP-dependent malic enzyme — MTPAEQALRDAAFEYHRSPNRGKISVNPTKPLSNQRDLSLAYSPGVAYPCLAIEADPSLAAEYTSRGNLVGVITNGTAVLGLGDIGPLASKPVMEGKGCLFKKFAGIDVFDIELAERDPDKLVDIIAALEPTLGGVNLEDIKAPECFYIEKKLRERMKIPVFHDDQHGTAIISSSALINGLELVGKDIGQIKMAVSGAGAAAIACLDLMVNLGVNIENILVCDSKGVIHTERADAVAGKLDESKQRYCRSTTARTLADAMNGADVFLGCSAAGVVDADMVISMGRQPIILALANPEPEIRPEIAKAARPDCIIATGRSDYPNQVNNVLCFPYIFRGALDCGATKITEEMKMACVHQIADLTKSEISDEVAAAYAGQELVFGPDYIIPKAFDTRLILKIAPAVAQAAADSGVATRPIADMQAYKESLGRFVYQTGILMRPIFNAAKALPDNRKRVAYADGEDERALRAAQMAIDDNLAKPILIGRPAVIAARIEKAGLRIRLGVDVENVNPEDDPRFRQYWEQYHKLMARNGASPEVAKAAVRRSNTIIGSLMVSLGDADALICGLVGSYNTHLERIDAILGKQPGVSNYAAVNALMTDRGPLFIADTYVNEDPSAEQLAEIAWMAAQQVQRFGIPPKVAFLSHSSFGSSKRPSARKMRAARDLFVAQHPGIECDGELHGDAALNPEIRKAYMADSTLSGSANLLICPNLDAANILYNVLKTTTSGGVTVGPVLMGVARTAYILTPAATVRRVLNMTALAAAASPRG; from the coding sequence ATGACCCCCGCCGAACAAGCCCTGCGCGACGCCGCGTTTGAGTACCACCGCTCGCCCAACCGCGGCAAGATTTCCGTCAACCCGACCAAGCCGCTGTCCAACCAGCGCGACCTGTCGCTGGCGTATTCGCCCGGCGTGGCCTACCCCTGCCTGGCGATCGAGGCCGACCCGTCGCTGGCCGCCGAATACACCTCGCGCGGCAACCTGGTGGGTGTGATCACCAACGGCACCGCCGTGCTGGGCCTGGGCGACATCGGCCCGCTGGCGAGCAAGCCGGTGATGGAGGGCAAGGGCTGCCTGTTCAAGAAGTTCGCCGGCATCGACGTGTTCGACATCGAACTCGCCGAGCGCGACCCGGACAAGCTGGTCGACATCATCGCGGCGCTGGAGCCCACGCTGGGCGGCGTCAACCTCGAAGACATCAAGGCGCCCGAGTGCTTCTACATCGAAAAGAAGCTGCGCGAGCGCATGAAGATTCCGGTCTTCCACGACGACCAGCACGGCACGGCCATCATCTCCAGCTCGGCGCTGATCAACGGTCTGGAACTCGTGGGCAAGGACATCGGCCAGATCAAGATGGCGGTGTCGGGCGCGGGCGCTGCGGCCATCGCCTGCCTGGACCTGATGGTCAACCTGGGTGTCAACATTGAAAACATCCTGGTCTGCGACTCCAAAGGCGTGATCCACACCGAGCGCGCCGACGCTGTCGCCGGCAAGCTCGATGAATCCAAGCAGCGCTACTGCCGCAGCACCACCGCGCGCACCTTGGCCGACGCCATGAACGGGGCCGACGTGTTCCTCGGCTGTTCCGCCGCGGGCGTGGTGGACGCCGACATGGTGATCAGCATGGGCCGGCAGCCCATCATCCTGGCGCTGGCCAACCCCGAGCCCGAGATCCGGCCCGAGATCGCCAAGGCCGCGCGGCCCGACTGCATCATCGCCACGGGCCGTTCGGACTACCCGAACCAGGTCAACAACGTGCTGTGTTTCCCGTACATCTTCCGCGGCGCGCTCGATTGCGGCGCCACCAAGATCACGGAAGAAATGAAGATGGCCTGCGTGCACCAGATCGCGGACCTGACCAAGAGCGAGATCAGCGACGAGGTGGCCGCCGCCTACGCCGGCCAGGAGCTGGTGTTCGGCCCCGACTACATCATCCCCAAGGCCTTTGACACCCGCCTGATCCTGAAGATCGCGCCGGCCGTGGCGCAGGCCGCCGCCGACTCGGGCGTGGCCACGCGCCCGATCGCCGACATGCAGGCCTACAAGGAAAGCCTGGGGCGTTTCGTCTACCAGACCGGCATCCTCATGCGGCCGATCTTCAACGCCGCCAAGGCCCTGCCCGACAACCGCAAGCGCGTGGCCTACGCCGACGGCGAAGACGAGCGCGCGCTGCGCGCCGCGCAGATGGCGATCGACGACAACCTGGCCAAGCCCATCTTGATCGGCCGCCCCGCCGTGATCGCCGCGCGCATCGAGAAAGCCGGCCTGCGCATCCGCCTGGGGGTGGACGTGGAGAACGTCAACCCCGAAGACGACCCGCGTTTCCGCCAGTACTGGGAGCAGTACCACAAGCTCATGGCCCGCAACGGCGCCTCGCCCGAGGTGGCCAAGGCCGCGGTGCGCCGCTCCAACACCATCATCGGTTCGCTGATGGTCTCGCTGGGCGATGCGGACGCGCTGATCTGCGGCCTGGTGGGCAGCTACAACACCCACCTGGAGCGCATCGATGCGATCCTGGGCAAGCAGCCCGGCGTGAGCAACTACGCTGCCGTCAACGCGCTCATGACCGACCGCGGCCCGCTGTTCATCGCCGACACCTACGTCAACGAAGACCCGAGCGCCGAACAGCTGGCCGAGATCGCCTGGATGGCCGCACAGCAGGTGCAGCGCTTCGGCATCCCGCCCAAGGTGGCCTTCCTCTCGCATTCCAGCTTCGGCTCCAGCAAGCGCCCGTCCGCCAGGAAGATGCGGGCCGCGCGCGACCTCTTCGTGGCACAGCACCCGGGCATCGAATGCGACGGTGAGCTGCACGGCGACGCGGCGCTGAACCCGGAGATCCGCAAGGCCTACATGGCCGACTCCACGCTCAGCGGTTCGGCCAACCTGCTGATCTGCCCGAACCTGGACGCCGCCAACATCCTCTACAACGTGCTCAAGACCACCACCAGCGGTGGCGTGACCGTGGGCCCGGTGCTGATGGGCGTGGCGCGCACGGCCTACATCCTCACGCCCGCGGCCACGGTGCGCCGCGTGCTCAACATGACGGCGCTCGCCGCGGCCGCCAGCCCGCGCGGCTGA